One window of the Pseudofrankia sp. DC12 genome contains the following:
- the ilvD gene encoding dihydroxy-acid dehydratase, whose product MPALRSRTTTHGRNMAGARALWRATGMTEDDFGKPIVAIANSFTQFVPGHVHLKDLGQLVGDSIAAAGGVGREFNTIAVDDGIAMGHGGMLYSLPSREIIADSVEYMVNAHCADALVCISNCDKITPGMLLAALRLNIPTVFVSGGAMESGNAVVQNGTVHSRLDLIDAMSAAVNPAVSDADLGIIERSACPTCGSCSGMFTANSMNCLTEAIGLSLPGNGSTLATAAARRELFVEAGRLVVDLARRYYEKDDEGVLPRSIATAAAFRNAFAVDVAMGGSTNTVLHLLAAAVESEVPVTLHDIDEISRRVPNLCKVAPSSTKYYMEDVHRAGGIPAILGELDRAGLLDRGVHSVHSASLREHLDRWDIRAASPAPDAVELFHAAPGGVRTVEPFSSTNRWDTLDTDAENGCIRSVEHAYSAEGGLAVLHGNLADDGAVVKTAGVPEDQWVFAGPAIVVESQEEAVEAILGNRVKPGDVVVVRYEGPRGGPGMQEMLYPTAYLKGRGLGPKCALITDGRFSGGSSGLSIGHVSPEAAHGGTIALVRDGDRIEIDIPARRIELMVPEAELAARRAELEAGHGYRPVNRERTVSAALRAYAAMATSAATGAARDISLLGG is encoded by the coding sequence ATGCCCGCACTGCGTTCCCGTACGACCACCCATGGCCGGAACATGGCCGGTGCCCGCGCGCTCTGGCGGGCGACCGGAATGACCGAGGACGACTTCGGCAAGCCGATCGTGGCGATCGCCAACAGCTTCACCCAGTTCGTCCCCGGTCATGTGCACCTGAAGGACCTGGGCCAGCTGGTCGGCGACTCGATCGCGGCCGCCGGCGGCGTCGGGCGTGAGTTCAACACGATCGCCGTCGACGACGGCATCGCGATGGGCCACGGCGGCATGCTCTACTCGCTGCCGTCGCGGGAGATCATCGCCGACAGCGTCGAGTACATGGTCAACGCGCACTGCGCGGACGCGCTGGTCTGCATCTCCAACTGCGACAAGATCACGCCGGGCATGCTGCTGGCCGCGCTGCGCCTGAACATCCCGACCGTGTTCGTCTCCGGCGGGGCTATGGAGTCCGGCAACGCGGTGGTCCAGAACGGCACCGTGCACTCCCGGCTCGACCTGATCGACGCGATGTCGGCCGCCGTCAACCCGGCTGTCTCCGACGCCGACCTCGGGATCATCGAGCGGTCCGCCTGCCCGACCTGTGGGTCCTGCTCCGGCATGTTCACGGCGAACTCGATGAACTGCCTGACCGAGGCGATCGGCCTCTCGCTGCCGGGCAACGGCTCGACGCTGGCGACCGCCGCGGCCCGCAGGGAGCTGTTCGTCGAGGCCGGGCGGCTCGTCGTCGACCTGGCCCGCCGGTACTACGAGAAGGACGACGAGGGCGTGCTGCCGCGCTCGATCGCGACCGCCGCCGCGTTCCGCAACGCGTTCGCCGTCGACGTCGCGATGGGCGGCTCGACGAACACGGTGCTGCACCTGCTCGCCGCCGCGGTCGAGTCCGAGGTGCCGGTCACCCTGCACGACATCGACGAGATCTCCCGCCGGGTGCCGAACCTGTGCAAGGTCGCGCCGAGCTCGACGAAGTACTACATGGAGGACGTGCACCGCGCTGGTGGCATCCCGGCGATCCTCGGCGAGCTGGACCGGGCCGGGCTGCTTGACCGCGGCGTGCACAGCGTGCACTCGGCCAGCCTGCGGGAGCACCTGGACCGGTGGGACATCCGCGCCGCGAGCCCGGCGCCGGACGCCGTCGAGCTGTTCCACGCCGCGCCGGGCGGGGTGCGCACCGTCGAGCCGTTCAGCTCGACCAACCGCTGGGACACCCTCGATACCGACGCCGAGAACGGCTGTATCCGGTCCGTCGAGCACGCCTACTCGGCCGAGGGTGGCCTGGCCGTGCTGCACGGCAACCTGGCCGACGACGGCGCGGTGGTCAAGACCGCCGGCGTCCCGGAGGACCAGTGGGTGTTCGCCGGTCCGGCGATCGTCGTCGAAAGCCAGGAGGAGGCCGTCGAGGCGATCCTCGGCAACCGGGTCAAGCCGGGTGACGTGGTCGTCGTCCGCTACGAGGGGCCGCGCGGCGGCCCGGGTATGCAGGAGATGCTCTACCCGACCGCCTACCTGAAGGGCCGCGGCCTCGGGCCGAAGTGCGCGCTGATCACCGACGGGCGGTTCTCCGGTGGCAGCTCGGGCCTGTCGATCGGGCATGTCTCGCCGGAGGCGGCGCACGGCGGCACGATCGCGCTGGTCCGCGACGGCGACCGGATCGAGATCGACATCCCCGCCCGGCGGATCGAGCTGATGGTTCCCGAAGCCGAGCTCGCCGCCCGCCGCGCCGAGCTGGAGGCGGGCCACGGCTATCGCCCCGTGAACCGTGAGCGCACGGTCTCCGCCGCGCTGCGCGCCTACGCCGCCATGGCGACGTCGGCCGCGACGGGCGCCGCCCGGGACATCAGCCTGCTCGGCGGCTGA
- a CDS encoding serine/threonine-protein kinase, whose product MAEAGMVAGDGAVGSQLVEPLDEDDPSRLGPYLLLGRLGQGGMGTVYLGRRTGTDGLGVDAGAAAQNPESAGAGGEDGASPLVAVKMIRPDLAREPEFRERFGREATAARRVARFCTAEVLDVDVESRRPYLVTEYIEGRTLAAAVRQDGPLPSAEVERLAVAVASALTAIHAAGLVHRDLKPGNIMLSPSGARVIDFGIARALDATTTFTQAGVGTPAFMAPEQALGSVVAPPADVYAWGGVVLFAATGRLPHGEGPSPVILYRAVNDEPDLSGLEPGLRQLVARAMAKDSDARPTAQELLLYLVGASPLDGLDEPSTADLDSAPADLAEALALADEIARDFGDDTLGTREATGPGAETAPGAETAPEDATGPGHVTGSRDAAGSRHVTGPAGAAAVGRVASTRAVTTDPPTRDATTFVPSHLRPEGDESAETSHRRDPETVTGVTARRRSGRLFAGRRGATGGTVNATLLGEPLAGHTGHVESVAFAPGGGELASASADGTVRRWRLAEDPVGPGTAAPLGEPLRGHEGRVLAVTYAPDGTALATAGGDHTVRIWPLPPAAATGPATRRSGTGGHDADGSSGSGYGGYGGGNGGGGNGGSGHDGDGLPVTGSGHTDQVTAVAFSPLGRILATASLDGTARLWELDPASSGLGVVRQLGQPLSGHQGKVLAVAFSPDGGLLATAGTDHTALLWDLTATVPRPVGPPLAGHRWQVQALAFSPDGRILVAGAGFGAVHLWDVAEPAQPYPLAQVTSRGNGQIRSVALSADGRTLAAAGGIGAAVQLWMIEGLGTPQPLGPLATGHVGTVRALAFSPTTETLATAGDNTVRLWQPS is encoded by the coding sequence ATGGCCGAGGCCGGCATGGTCGCCGGCGACGGCGCGGTCGGGAGCCAGCTGGTGGAACCGCTCGACGAGGACGACCCAAGCCGGCTCGGCCCGTACCTCCTGCTTGGCCGCCTGGGCCAGGGCGGAATGGGCACCGTCTACCTGGGCCGCCGGACGGGGACGGACGGCTTGGGCGTTGACGCTGGAGCGGCAGCCCAGAACCCGGAGAGTGCCGGCGCGGGCGGCGAGGACGGCGCCAGCCCGCTGGTCGCGGTCAAGATGATCAGGCCCGACCTGGCGCGGGAGCCCGAGTTCCGCGAGCGCTTCGGACGGGAGGCGACGGCGGCCCGGCGCGTAGCCCGGTTCTGCACGGCCGAGGTGCTGGACGTCGACGTCGAGTCCCGGCGGCCCTACCTGGTCACCGAGTACATCGAGGGCCGCACCCTGGCCGCGGCCGTTCGCCAGGACGGCCCGCTGCCCAGCGCCGAGGTCGAGCGGCTCGCGGTCGCGGTCGCCTCGGCGCTGACGGCGATCCACGCCGCCGGGCTGGTGCATCGAGACCTGAAACCGGGCAACATCATGCTTTCGCCGTCCGGAGCCCGGGTGATCGACTTCGGGATCGCCCGCGCGCTGGACGCCACGACGACCTTCACCCAGGCCGGCGTTGGAACTCCGGCGTTCATGGCGCCCGAACAAGCCCTGGGGAGCGTCGTCGCGCCGCCGGCCGACGTCTATGCCTGGGGTGGCGTCGTGCTCTTCGCCGCTACCGGCCGGCTCCCGCACGGCGAAGGACCGAGCCCGGTCATCCTCTACCGGGCCGTCAACGACGAGCCTGACCTCTCCGGCCTCGAACCAGGCCTGCGCCAGCTCGTCGCCCGCGCGATGGCGAAGGACTCGGACGCCCGTCCCACGGCGCAGGAACTCCTCCTGTACCTCGTCGGCGCGAGCCCCCTCGACGGCCTGGACGAGCCGTCCACGGCGGACCTCGATTCCGCACCAGCCGACCTCGCCGAGGCGCTGGCGCTCGCCGACGAGATCGCTCGCGACTTCGGCGACGATACCCTCGGCACCCGCGAAGCGACTGGCCCCGGCGCAGAGACCGCTCCCGGCGCCGAGACCGCACCGGAAGACGCGACCGGCCCCGGCCACGTGACTGGCTCTCGTGACGCGGCAGGTTCTCGTCACGTGACCGGCCCCGCTGGCGCGGCTGCTGTCGGCCGCGTCGCCTCGACGCGGGCCGTGACCACCGATCCGCCTACCAGGGACGCGACCACCTTTGTCCCCTCCCATCTGCGTCCCGAGGGCGACGAATCGGCCGAAACTTCCCATCGACGTGACCCGGAGACGGTCACCGGTGTGACGGCCCGTCGTAGGTCGGGCCGGTTGTTCGCCGGCCGGCGTGGTGCCACCGGTGGTACCGTCAACGCGACCCTGCTCGGCGAGCCGCTGGCCGGTCACACCGGTCATGTCGAGTCCGTGGCCTTCGCACCCGGCGGTGGCGAGCTAGCCTCGGCGAGCGCGGATGGCACCGTCCGTCGCTGGCGGCTGGCCGAGGACCCGGTCGGGCCCGGTACAGCGGCCCCGCTGGGCGAACCTTTGCGTGGGCATGAGGGCCGCGTTCTCGCCGTCACCTACGCTCCGGACGGGACGGCGCTTGCCACGGCGGGCGGCGACCACACGGTCCGCATCTGGCCGCTGCCGCCGGCAGCGGCCACCGGCCCGGCCACGCGCCGGTCCGGCACCGGCGGCCACGACGCCGACGGTTCCAGCGGTTCCGGCTACGGCGGCTACGGCGGCGGCAACGGCGGCGGCGGCAACGGCGGTTCGGGCCACGACGGCGACGGCTTGCCCGTGACCGGCTCCGGCCACACGGACCAGGTGACCGCGGTGGCGTTCTCCCCGCTCGGCCGGATCCTGGCGACCGCCAGCCTCGACGGGACGGCCCGGCTGTGGGAGCTGGACCCGGCGTCGTCCGGGCTGGGCGTCGTCCGCCAGCTCGGGCAGCCGCTGAGCGGTCACCAGGGGAAGGTGCTCGCCGTCGCGTTCTCACCCGACGGGGGGCTGCTGGCGACGGCTGGGACGGACCACACCGCGCTCCTGTGGGACCTGACCGCGACGGTCCCGCGCCCGGTGGGCCCTCCGCTGGCCGGTCACCGCTGGCAGGTGCAGGCTCTCGCGTTCTCGCCCGACGGACGGATACTGGTGGCCGGCGCCGGCTTCGGCGCCGTCCACCTCTGGGATGTGGCCGAGCCGGCCCAGCCGTACCCGCTGGCCCAGGTCACCAGCAGGGGCAACGGGCAGATCCGTTCGGTCGCTCTCAGCGCGGACGGCCGCACGCTGGCCGCCGCGGGTGGCATCGGCGCCGCCGTCCAGCTGTGGATGATCGAGGGCCTCGGTACCCCGCAACCGCTCGGGCCGCTGGCCACCGGCCACGTTGGCACCGTCCGCGCGCTGGCCTTCTCCCCGACGACCGAGACCCTCGCCACGGCGGGCGACAACACCGTCCGGCTCTGGCAACCGAGCTGA
- the rpsR gene encoding 30S ribosomal protein S18 — protein sequence MAKAAVRKPKKKVCVFCKDKTDYIDYKDTSLLRKFISDRGKIRARRVTGNCSQHQRDVAIAVKNSREMALLPYTSTAR from the coding sequence ATGGCCAAGGCGGCTGTGCGCAAGCCCAAGAAGAAGGTTTGCGTTTTCTGCAAGGACAAGACCGATTACATCGACTACAAGGACACGTCGCTGCTGCGGAAGTTCATCTCCGACCGCGGCAAGATCCGTGCCCGCCGTGTGACCGGCAACTGCAGCCAGCACCAGCGCGACGTCGCGATCGCGGTGAAGAACAGCCGCGAGATGGCGCTGCTGCCCTACACCTCGACCGCTCGCTGA
- the egtD gene encoding L-histidine N(alpha)-methyltransferase, with the protein MTSRTPTPGADTVQSPDAVISGQERAAHTPGQEQAAHTASQGRATRTPTPADVAALLKARGGMTIERHLTDAQRTAALAADVRRGLAATPKELPPTWFYDATGSMLFGKITELPEYYQTRAERAVLAAHAAQLAAELETAVPGGVDTLVELGSGASEKTRLLLAGLAGAGRLRRFIPFDVDAEALSRAGAAARAAHPGLAVHAVVGDFRQHLGLLPAQPAGGTLVAFLGGTIGNLRPPERAALLTELRSGRDQANGSRGHGGRAQALLLGTDLVKEPARLVAAYDDSAGVTAAFNRNLLTVLNRELGADFDLRGFAHVARWDAANRWVEMRLRAVKAQTVKVTALDLTVEFAEGEEIRTEISAKFDRATVERELGAAGWRLAQWWTGPDGDFALSLAVAA; encoded by the coding sequence ATGACTTCGAGGACACCGACACCGGGGGCGGACACGGTCCAGTCCCCGGACGCGGTCATCTCTGGCCAAGAACGGGCCGCGCACACCCCTGGCCAGGAGCAGGCCGCGCACACCGCCAGCCAGGGGCGGGCCACGCGCACTCCTACTCCGGCCGATGTGGCCGCCCTGTTGAAGGCCCGCGGCGGTATGACGATCGAGCGACACCTGACCGATGCGCAGCGGACGGCGGCACTCGCGGCGGACGTCCGCCGCGGCCTGGCCGCCACGCCCAAGGAACTCCCACCCACCTGGTTCTACGACGCCACGGGCAGCATGCTGTTCGGCAAGATCACCGAGCTTCCGGAGTACTACCAGACCAGGGCCGAGCGGGCGGTCCTCGCCGCGCACGCGGCGCAGCTGGCCGCCGAGCTCGAGACCGCGGTCCCGGGCGGCGTCGACACCCTGGTGGAGCTGGGCTCGGGGGCCTCGGAGAAGACGCGCCTGCTGCTGGCCGGGCTCGCCGGCGCCGGTCGCCTGCGGCGGTTCATCCCGTTCGACGTCGATGCCGAGGCGCTCTCCCGCGCCGGCGCCGCCGCCCGCGCCGCCCACCCGGGGCTCGCGGTGCACGCCGTCGTCGGCGACTTCCGCCAGCATCTGGGCCTGCTGCCCGCCCAGCCAGCCGGCGGGACCCTCGTGGCGTTCCTCGGGGGCACGATCGGTAACCTGCGCCCGCCCGAGCGGGCGGCGCTGCTGACCGAGCTGCGTTCCGGGCGCGACCAGGCGAACGGGTCCCGGGGGCACGGCGGCCGGGCCCAGGCCCTGCTGCTCGGCACCGACCTGGTCAAGGAGCCGGCCCGCCTGGTCGCCGCCTACGACGACAGCGCCGGGGTGACCGCGGCCTTCAACCGCAACCTGCTGACCGTGCTCAACCGGGAGCTGGGCGCGGACTTCGACCTGCGCGGATTCGCCCACGTCGCCCGCTGGGACGCGGCGAACAGGTGGGTCGAGATGCGGCTGCGCGCGGTCAAGGCGCAGACGGTGAAGGTGACGGCCCTCGACCTGACCGTCGAGTTCGCCGAGGGCGAGGAGATCCGCACCGAGATCAGCGCCAAGTTCGACCGTGCGACGGTCGAGCGCGAGCTCGGTGCCGCCGGTTGGCGCCTCGCCCAGTGGTGGACCGGCCCCGACGGCGACTTCGCCCTCTCACTCGCCGTCGCCGCCTAG
- a CDS encoding single-stranded DNA-binding protein: MAGETVITVVGNLTSDPELRFTPNGAAVASFTVASTPRTLDRATNEWKDGEALFLRCSIWRQAAEHVAESLQKGARVIVQGRLKQRTFETREGEKRTVIELDVDEIGPSLRYATAKVVRAARGGGPGGGGGFDGGGYSGGGPSGGASGASAGGAGGAGGAGGGGGYRGGGQGGSSSGGGYSGGAVDDPWSQSAGGYSDEPPF, from the coding sequence ATGGCCGGTGAGACCGTCATCACGGTTGTCGGCAACCTGACCAGCGATCCGGAGCTGCGGTTCACCCCGAACGGGGCGGCTGTCGCGAGCTTCACCGTCGCGTCGACCCCGCGCACGCTCGACCGCGCCACCAACGAGTGGAAGGACGGCGAAGCGCTGTTCCTTCGCTGCTCGATCTGGCGGCAGGCGGCCGAGCACGTCGCGGAGTCGCTGCAGAAGGGCGCCCGGGTGATCGTCCAGGGCCGCCTCAAGCAGCGCACCTTCGAGACTCGCGAGGGCGAGAAGCGCACCGTCATCGAGCTCGACGTCGATGAGATCGGCCCGTCGCTGCGGTACGCGACCGCCAAGGTCGTTCGCGCCGCGCGCGGCGGCGGCCCGGGCGGTGGCGGCGGCTTCGACGGTGGCGGCTACTCCGGTGGCGGCCCCAGCGGTGGTGCCAGCGGCGCCAGCGCCGGTGGTGCCGGTGGTGCCGGTGGTGCCGGCGGCGGTGGCGGCTACCGGGGTGGAGGCCAGGGCGGCTCCTCGTCCGGTGGCGGCTACTCCGGTGGAGCCGTCGACGATCCCTGGTCGCAGTCGGCCGGCGGCTACTCGGACGAGCCCCCGTTCTAG
- a CDS encoding GNAT family N-acetyltransferase, translated as MLETDRLLLRPLRLADVDDFVALHSDDRVNRFVGSYTRDQALARLGTVEQQWEQRGHGLFAVLDRTTGEFVGRVGPQFWDQFGEVEIAWTLRAERWGQGLATEAARACVDWAFEHLDEHCLVAYIHPENAASHRVAQRLGFTVLRADVLFDKPVVVYALNRPAPRA; from the coding sequence GTGCTTGAGACGGACCGGCTGTTGCTCCGCCCGCTGCGGCTGGCCGACGTCGACGACTTCGTGGCCCTGCACTCCGACGACCGGGTGAACCGTTTCGTCGGCTCCTACACGCGGGACCAGGCGCTGGCCCGGCTGGGGACCGTCGAGCAGCAGTGGGAACAGCGGGGGCACGGACTGTTCGCCGTTCTGGACAGGACCACGGGCGAGTTCGTCGGCCGGGTCGGGCCGCAGTTCTGGGACCAGTTCGGCGAGGTCGAGATCGCGTGGACGCTGCGCGCCGAGAGGTGGGGCCAGGGCCTCGCCACCGAGGCGGCCCGAGCCTGCGTCGACTGGGCGTTCGAGCACCTTGACGAGCATTGTCTGGTTGCCTACATCCACCCCGAGAACGCGGCCTCGCACCGCGTCGCGCAGCGGTTGGGCTTCACCGTCCTGCGTGCGGACGTCCTGTTCGACAAGCCGGTAGTCGTCTATGCCCTGAACCGGCCGGCTCCTCGCGCCTGA
- a CDS encoding GTP-binding protein: MGTRVPVIALTGYLGAGKTTVLNHLLRAPGARIGVVVNDFGAINVDAALITGQVDEPAAITGGCVCCVPDTDGLDDALEKLTQPRLRLDAVLVEASGVADPPALARLIQFSGVRRMRPGGLVDVIDAGAYFDTVDTGGPPPARFAAASLVVINKTDLIPAALRADTVARIADRVHEANPRAHLVDTSHGRVDPALVFDAASTHDPVDELPFAAAAREDLGVQDLVARSPGSRGPGAQHHRHVRAVTVPATGLVDPGPLVDLLEDPPAGAYRLKGTVTVDTGRGPRGFVVNIVGPQIHVAARPAAGGPDGLVAIGLHLDQVAARARLEAALRPCGGRPAADGVRRLTRYRRLSG; this comes from the coding sequence ATGGGCACACGGGTGCCGGTGATCGCGCTCACGGGCTACCTGGGCGCGGGCAAGACCACGGTGCTCAACCACCTGCTCCGGGCGCCAGGAGCGCGTATCGGGGTGGTGGTCAACGACTTTGGTGCGATCAACGTCGACGCCGCGCTGATCACGGGTCAGGTGGACGAGCCGGCCGCGATCACGGGCGGCTGCGTGTGCTGCGTGCCGGACACGGACGGCCTGGACGACGCGCTGGAGAAGCTCACCCAGCCTCGGCTGCGGCTGGACGCGGTTCTCGTGGAGGCGAGCGGCGTCGCCGACCCACCGGCCCTGGCCCGGCTCATCCAGTTCAGCGGTGTGCGCCGGATGCGTCCGGGCGGCCTGGTCGACGTGATCGACGCTGGCGCGTACTTCGACACCGTCGACACCGGCGGACCGCCGCCGGCCAGGTTCGCGGCGGCCTCGCTCGTCGTGATCAACAAGACCGACCTCATCCCGGCCGCGCTCCGCGCCGACACGGTGGCTCGGATCGCCGACCGGGTGCACGAGGCGAACCCCCGCGCCCACCTCGTCGACACGTCGCACGGCCGCGTCGACCCGGCTCTCGTGTTCGACGCCGCGAGCACGCATGACCCGGTCGACGAGCTCCCGTTCGCCGCCGCGGCCAGGGAGGACCTCGGCGTCCAGGACCTCGTCGCGCGGAGCCCTGGCTCTCGCGGCCCTGGCGCGCAGCATCATCGGCACGTCCGGGCGGTGACGGTGCCGGCCACCGGCCTGGTGGACCCCGGCCCGCTGGTCGACCTGCTCGAAGACCCACCCGCGGGGGCCTACCGTCTCAAGGGCACCGTGACGGTGGATACCGGGCGAGGCCCGCGTGGCTTCGTGGTCAACATCGTCGGGCCGCAGATTCACGTCGCGGCAAGGCCAGCGGCAGGCGGCCCCGACGGGCTGGTCGCGATCGGCCTGCACCTCGACCAGGTCGCCGCCCGGGCCCGCCTTGAGGCCGCCCTGCGGCCCTGCGGCGGCCGGCCGGCCGCGGACGGCGTGCGTCGCCTCACCCGCTACCGCCGCCTTAGCGGCTGA
- a CDS encoding antibiotic biosynthesis monooxygenase family protein produces the protein MSVTGPAAGGTPVTEIARFDVKPGTESDFVAAYRTVRHEIANTPGCRSIRMSRGVESPSSFVLIVEWATLEAHTEGFRGSAGFGRWRAAIGPFFAGTPSVEHVASVEASADATAGAA, from the coding sequence ATGAGCGTTACCGGGCCGGCGGCGGGCGGCACCCCCGTTACGGAGATCGCAAGGTTTGACGTGAAACCAGGTACGGAGAGCGACTTCGTGGCCGCCTACCGCACGGTTCGGCATGAGATCGCCAACACGCCAGGCTGCCGATCGATCCGGATGAGCCGTGGAGTCGAGTCACCGAGCTCGTTCGTGCTGATCGTCGAGTGGGCCACTCTCGAAGCGCACACCGAGGGCTTCCGCGGCTCCGCTGGCTTCGGGCGCTGGCGTGCGGCGATCGGGCCGTTCTTCGCCGGAACGCCGTCGGTCGAACACGTCGCCAGCGTCGAGGCGTCGGCGGACGCCACGGCCGGCGCGGCCTGA
- the dnaB gene encoding replicative DNA helicase, whose product MTVTDISRGGGQPLELDRTPPHDIPAEQSVLGGMLLSKDAIADVVEVLRATDFYRPAHATVFEVVGDLYGRGEPADTVSVAAELGRRELLERVGGAGYLHTLISSVPTAANAGYYAHIVAEKAVLRRLAEAGTRIVQLAYGPAHDVDALVDRAQAAVYDVTERRGTDDYAPLGDLLNPALEEIEAIAGHDGALTGVPTGFADLDELTNGLHGGQLWIVAARPAVGKSTLGLDFARAASIKHGLASVIFSLEMSRMEITMRLLSAEARVSLQNIRTGRLTDEDWARLARRMGEVAEAPLFIDDSPNLTMMEIRAKARRLRQRNDLRLIILDYLQLMSSPKRVESRQQEVSEISRSLKLLAKELEIPVVAISQLNRASEQRADKRPQVSDLRESGSLEQDADAVILLYREDTVEKESARAGEADLIIAKHRNGPTGTVTVAFQGHYSRFVDMAN is encoded by the coding sequence GTGACGGTCACCGACATCTCGCGCGGTGGCGGCCAGCCGCTGGAGCTCGACCGGACGCCCCCACACGACATCCCGGCTGAGCAGAGCGTGCTGGGCGGCATGCTGCTGTCGAAGGACGCGATCGCCGACGTCGTCGAGGTTCTGCGGGCGACCGACTTCTACCGTCCGGCACACGCGACCGTGTTCGAGGTCGTCGGCGATCTCTACGGCCGCGGCGAGCCCGCCGACACAGTGAGCGTCGCCGCCGAGCTGGGCCGTCGCGAACTGCTGGAACGGGTCGGTGGCGCCGGCTACCTGCACACCCTGATCTCCAGCGTGCCGACCGCGGCGAACGCCGGCTACTACGCCCATATCGTCGCCGAGAAGGCCGTGCTCCGCCGGCTCGCCGAAGCTGGCACCCGGATCGTCCAGCTCGCCTATGGGCCCGCCCACGATGTCGACGCCCTGGTCGACCGCGCGCAGGCCGCCGTCTACGACGTCACCGAGCGCCGTGGTACCGACGACTACGCGCCCCTCGGCGACCTGCTCAACCCGGCGCTCGAGGAGATCGAGGCGATCGCGGGCCACGACGGCGCCCTCACCGGCGTTCCCACCGGCTTCGCCGACCTCGACGAACTGACGAACGGCCTGCACGGCGGGCAGCTCTGGATCGTCGCCGCTCGGCCCGCGGTCGGTAAGTCGACCCTGGGCCTGGACTTCGCGCGGGCGGCCTCGATCAAGCACGGCCTGGCGTCGGTCATCTTCTCGCTGGAGATGAGCCGCATGGAGATCACGATGCGGCTGCTGTCCGCCGAGGCACGTGTCTCCCTGCAGAACATCCGGACCGGGCGGCTCACCGACGAGGACTGGGCCCGCCTGGCCCGGCGGATGGGTGAGGTGGCCGAGGCGCCGCTGTTCATCGACGACAGCCCGAACCTGACCATGATGGAGATCCGCGCGAAGGCCCGCCGGCTGCGGCAGCGCAACGACCTGCGCCTGATCATCCTCGACTACCTCCAGCTGATGTCCTCGCCGAAGCGGGTGGAGAGCCGTCAGCAGGAGGTCAGCGAGATCTCACGGTCACTCAAGCTGCTCGCCAAGGAGCTGGAGATTCCCGTGGTCGCGATATCCCAGCTGAACCGCGCCTCCGAGCAGCGCGCGGACAAGCGGCCCCAGGTCTCCGACCTTCGCGAGTCCGGATCGCTGGAACAGGACGCCGACGCCGTCATTCTTCTCTACCGCGAGGACACCGTCGAAAAGGAGTCGGCCCGGGCCGGCGAGGCGGACCTCATCATCGCGAAGCACAGAAATGGCCCGACGGGCACGGTGACCGTCGCCTTCCAGGGGCACTACTCCCGCTTCGTCGACATGGCCAACTAG
- the rpsF gene encoding 30S ribosomal protein S6 yields the protein MARHYELMVILDPDLEERTVSPSLDQFLSVVRNGGGAVEKVDVWGRRRLAYEIRKSHEGIYAVIDLHAEPDVVAELDRQLTLNESVIRTKVIRLPEAKKPRAARRPVAA from the coding sequence TTGGCACGTCATTACGAGCTCATGGTCATCCTCGACCCCGATCTCGAAGAGCGCACCGTCTCCCCGTCCCTCGACCAGTTCCTCAGCGTCGTCCGCAACGGCGGCGGCGCGGTCGAGAAGGTCGACGTCTGGGGCCGGCGCCGGCTCGCCTACGAGATCCGCAAGAGCCACGAGGGCATCTACGCCGTCATCGATCTGCACGCCGAGCCGGACGTGGTCGCCGAGCTCGACCGGCAGCTCACGCTCAACGAGTCGGTCATCCGCACCAAGGTCATCCGACTGCCGGAAGCGAAGAAGCCGCGCGCCGCCCGTCGGCCGGTCGCCGCTTAA
- the rplI gene encoding 50S ribosomal protein L9 — MKLVLTHEVPGLGSPGDIVEVADGYGRNYLVPKQFAIVATRGVERQVDQIKRARSAREVRDLGHAQEIAEQLKALTVTLTSRAGKEGRLFGSITAGDVTDAVTRAGGPALDKRKVQLTAPIKSLGQHTVAVHLHPEVTAQVTVRVSAA, encoded by the coding sequence ATGAAGCTCGTTCTCACCCACGAGGTGCCTGGTCTCGGCAGCCCCGGCGACATCGTCGAGGTCGCCGACGGTTACGGCCGCAACTACCTCGTCCCGAAGCAGTTCGCGATCGTGGCGACTCGCGGTGTCGAGCGCCAGGTCGACCAGATCAAGCGGGCCCGCTCGGCCCGTGAGGTCCGCGACCTCGGCCACGCGCAGGAGATCGCCGAGCAGCTCAAGGCACTGACGGTCACGCTGACGAGCCGCGCGGGCAAGGAGGGCCGGCTCTTCGGCTCGATCACGGCCGGCGACGTCACGGACGCCGTCACGCGGGCTGGCGGCCCGGCGCTGGACAAGCGCAAGGTGCAGCTCACCGCGCCGATCAAATCGCTCGGCCAGCACACCGTCGCGGTGCATCTGCACCCGGAGGTGACCGCCCAGGTCACGGTCCGCGTCTCCGCGGCCTGA